The genomic DNA ACCTGGAGTGTGAGGCACGAAAGAGCTCAACCATCCGTCTTAATTCTTCTAGAGTCGGCCCATCCTCTGGCAGGGGTATCTCTGGAACGAGTGCATCATTTTGCATGCGGATGCTCTAAAGCAGACAGTTTATTGCATCACTTGTATGACCTAGTTTTCTCATGTCAGcctgttttgggttttttttttgtttggtttgaatTGGGGTTTCTTGgggtttggtgggtttgttggttggttagttTTTCCTGGTGTGTCAGTCAAATGGAAATCTATAAGGAAGGAACAGTATTTCCTTGGGGTTAAAAAGCTGGCTGGTCTCATCTGTGTTTCTGTAGAATGAGCTTCTGAAATGAATCCCATGTTTCTTGGCAGTAGTTCTGGAGCACTGAATTGTCTTTCAGCACTTAGGCCTGAAGATCTCTATGTTGGTTTAGTGTTGCAATGCTAAAAGTCCTGTATGACCTCTGTGGCTTTGTAGGCATTGCAGTTTGCAACATCCCTTCCTCCTCAGTAGAGGAGACTGCGGACTCCACCCTCTGCCACATCTTGAACCTCTATCGACGTGTTACTTGGCTCCATCAGGCCATGCGGGAAGGGAATCGAGCCTCAAGCGTGGAACAGATTCGAGAGGTGGCTGGAGGCGCTGTGCGTATCCGTGGGGAGACTTTGGGCATCATTGGACTCGGTAAGTGATGGGAATAGTTAGATTGAAAAGTGAACTGTGGAAGTTTTTGGGAACCTAAGAGTCACAGACTGAAAAAAGTGATAATTTTACAGCTATTAATTCTGGAATACACTGGCATATAAGGAATGCTAGTGTCCTGTTCTGTGATGCTGGATATCTTCAAGATATGGGTGTATGTCATGGgattggggattttttttcatattcaaatGGCTAGAAGAATTGAAACGTTCAGGCAGCTTGTCTTGGTGACAGTTTCCCTGTGTGCTAGGCTGTATCCGTAACAAAGCCACCTGAAAGCTACCAATTCCTTCGCCAAGGTCTTGTAGTGAGATAATTACTGCTGCTTGCTCAGGGTCCagatttgctttgaaaaacagaGCCCCTTCTAGGCCAAGCTCTGGCTACTGCATGGGGAAGGACTAGAATTAACCACGTGGGATCAGCGCTGAGGAACCGCCTCTGGATCCCTATGGCAATCCCAGGGGTTTCCAGGGCTGCAGTACCTCAGGCCCTGGCAGTAAACTCCAGTGTAGGCTCCCAGTCTACCCCAGTATCTTGTCTTTAAAGTTtgttttacctttccttgatgattgtgggttttcttttgtgaaggCCGAGTTGGACAGGCAGTGGCTCTGCGAGCCAAGTCCTTTGGCTTCAACGTGATTTTCTATGATCCCTATCTGCCGGATGGAGTGGAGCGATCCTTGGGTTTACAGCGAGTAGGAACCCTGCAGGATCTACTAATGCACAGCGATTGCATCACATTGCACTGCAGCCTGAATGAACATAACCATCACCTCATCAATGACTTCACTATTAAACAGGTGCAGCAGGAGCTTGATTTCCCCCACAGAGCACTGTGGAAATGAATGCAAACAGAAACTGCTGCTTTCACAGAGGCTGAGAGCGTGTGaatcctgctgcctctgccgcgTGCCTCCTGCTGCCTTTGGAGGCTGGGGCGTGTGGATCCGGGTGCCTGTGCTTTGTGCTGTATAGAATTTCATGTTAAGAGAAGAATAGGATTGGCTCTTTTTGCCAAGtaatttcatttataaataATGGTTTATGTGATCcaataatttcaaattacaaTGCGTAATTGACTTTCCTGGTTAGAGCCAGATGTGGAGTGACAGGGACTCTGTGAGTTTCTTTACGTAGCTCTGCCAAATCCTCTCTGCCCCAGCCCACTGCAAAGTCAGTCTCGGGCTCTACTCCACTAGTCTATGAATGCTTTTCAGTGCTTTCATGAGAGACATCTGGACGTTGTAGTCCAGTTTTGTGTAGCTGGATACTTGAatcatttcctctttcttttttaacgTAGTAGGATGAATATGGAGTGCAGAACTTGAGAGTTCCACTTTTGCCCTTGTtgtcttgtggttttgtttgttcatttttaaagcaatttctCAAGCATTGCTTGCAGGCATTTCCCCTGTGGTTAGCTTTGCAGTGAGAGCACTCCTAATTCGTCCAGGCCTCATCTAATCACTGCAGGCTCCTGCTCATTTCCAGTAGACTTCCCAAATTCGCTTAGCTTCTGTGAAAAGTCTCATTCTCAACCcacttaatatttttcttcttccagatgCGCCAGGGCTGCTTCTTAGTGAACACAGCCCGGGGAGGGCTGGTAGACGAGAAAGCCTTAGCGCAAGCCTTGAAAGAGGGGAGAATCAGAGGAACAGCACTGGATGTGCACGAGTCTGAGCCCTTCAGGTAACGGTGCCCCTGCATGCctgctgctgtcctgtgacGCACCTACACTGCatgattcttctttttttaaactgagttACATTGGTACCCCAGAGGACAGATGGAAGTATCACTTCTGGAGAGTAaggtatttcttttctttcctttttttcccctccacagCTTTGCTCAGGGGCCCTTAAAAGACGCACCCAATGTGATCTGCACCCCTCACACTGCCTGGTACAGTGAACAGGCTTCCATTGAATCCAGAGAAGATGCAGCTAAAGAGATCCGCAGAGCTATTACAGGTAATGAGGAAGACtgtgtgctctgcagctgctgctgaattACTATTCTTTCGTTAGTTCAGTGCAAGAATTGTGCTGATTGTTCTGAACACTTGGACTCTGTTACTGGTTTCTGGAACTGGAGCGTAAGTTGAGAattgtctctttgccttctgAGAATCTTGAATTAATGCTGGAGTGGCACTTTCCCTCCCTGGGAAAGCCTCGTACCCAGTACATCTTCCAAATCCTTCACAATAATTCCTTTGACAGTTACACTCTAGACCGTTTTTTTCTGGAGTAGGACATATTGTCTCTTGGGGAAGGTGAGGCTGGGCAATTGCAGCTTGTGGTAAATAATTCCCACCAGATCACAGAAGTGGGAAGGAAGGATCAGTTTCTTGTCTTCTCCAGAGACCAGGTGTTCAGAGGAGTCTCCCCTGCACGTGTTATTCTGTGGAGGTAGATGGAAAAATGTTGCGCTTTTCCTTTCTACATTCCTTTGCAAATGCTTCAGGGAACAAGCCCTTCCTACTTATGTCCTGTTTCTTTGTCATTTTTGGCTCTCTTGCAGGTCACATACCTGACGCACTGAGGAACTGTGTTAATAAGGAGTACTTACTGTTAGCAGCTCAGTGGTCCAGTATTGATCCTTCAGCTGTCCACCCAGAACTCAACGGAGCTGCAGCTTACAGGTGAGATACGTAGGTTGACCAGGTTGCGGCCTGTCTTCTGCCGAATCAGGCCAACATCCCTTTGGGTCTGAGAGCTGCTT from Columba livia isolate bColLiv1 breed racing homer chromosome 14, bColLiv1.pat.W.v2, whole genome shotgun sequence includes the following:
- the LOC102096394 gene encoding C-terminal-binding protein 2 isoform X2 — protein: MYHTITLSRQDLEKFKALRVIVRIGSGYDNVDIKSAAELGIAVCNIPSSSVEETADSTLCHILNLYRRVTWLHQAMREGNRASSVEQIREVAGGAVRIRGETLGIIGLGRVGQAVALRAKSFGFNVIFYDPYLPDGVERSLGLQRVGTLQDLLMHSDCITLHCSLNEHNHHLINDFTIKQMRQGCFLVNTARGGLVDEKALAQALKEGRIRGTALDVHESEPFSFAQGPLKDAPNVICTPHTAWYSEQASIESREDAAKEIRRAITGHIPDALRNCVNKEYLLLAAQWSSIDPSAVHPELNGAAAYRFPPGVVGVATPGLPEPPVVEGIVAHGIPSVSHSAPRTPSPGETSKLDADREIPADQ